From a region of the Citricoccus muralis genome:
- a CDS encoding metal ABC transporter permease, with amino-acid sequence MLLSVFSVFSVDWLVEPFALGFQQRALVGGLVAAVMCSVVGVWLVLRGMSFFGDAFVHGVIPGIAAAVLFGFSPYLGAAIAAAAMVGGMQLIYRTTTLKEDTSIGLLFVGMMALGVVLISKSESYTGSLTAILFGDALGVSWEDIRTQTVMAVAVIVFAVLLYRPLMSLSFSPAKAQSLGMHPKLTHGLLLVLIATAVIGSFQAVGTLLVFGLLVGPPATAALVSRTVPVMITWSVAIAVVSVWCGLTLSYYWGTAGSATMALVPIVLFFLVLAVREAVRRVRRRGRPDDPAHPLNDGTNDAVDEAVSA; translated from the coding sequence GTGCTGTTATCCGTGTTCTCCGTGTTTTCCGTGGATTGGCTGGTCGAGCCCTTCGCCCTGGGCTTCCAGCAGCGGGCCCTCGTCGGCGGCCTCGTGGCCGCGGTGATGTGCTCCGTGGTCGGCGTGTGGCTGGTGTTGCGCGGCATGAGCTTCTTCGGTGACGCCTTCGTCCATGGGGTGATCCCCGGCATCGCCGCCGCCGTGCTCTTCGGGTTCTCGCCGTACCTGGGCGCCGCCATCGCCGCGGCCGCCATGGTGGGCGGGATGCAGCTGATCTACCGCACCACCACGCTCAAGGAGGACACCTCCATCGGCCTGCTGTTCGTGGGCATGATGGCCCTCGGCGTGGTCCTGATCTCGAAATCAGAGTCCTACACGGGCTCGTTGACGGCCATCCTCTTCGGTGACGCCCTCGGTGTCAGCTGGGAGGACATCCGCACGCAGACGGTGATGGCCGTGGCGGTCATCGTCTTCGCCGTGCTGCTGTACCGGCCCCTGATGTCACTCTCGTTCTCCCCGGCCAAGGCCCAGTCGCTGGGGATGCACCCGAAACTCACGCACGGGCTGCTGCTCGTCCTCATCGCCACGGCCGTCATCGGCAGCTTCCAGGCCGTGGGGACGCTGCTGGTGTTCGGCCTGCTCGTCGGGCCACCGGCCACCGCGGCCCTCGTCTCCCGCACGGTGCCAGTGATGATCACCTGGTCCGTGGCCATCGCGGTGGTCTCAGTCTGGTGCGGGCTGACCCTGAGCTACTACTGGGGCACAGCCGGTTCGGCGACCATGGCGCTGGTGCCGATCGTGCTGTTCTTCCTCGTCCTGGCCGTCCGGGAGGCGGTCCGACGGGTGCGGCGGCGTGGGCGCCCGGACGATCCGGCACATCCGTTGAACGACGGGACCAACGACGCGGTGGACGAGGCGGTGAGCGCATGA
- a CDS encoding metal ABC transporter ATP-binding protein — translation MSGVLVEARDLVLSHGHQVALQSSSFRVPLGGVTAVIGPNGSGKSTLLQAIAGVLEPASGTLTVLGGSVRDSRQRISYVMQSVVFPVGTPMTVRDVVRMGRYPAAGWLRPFTKADRAAVQDAMEQMKVEDLAGRHLDELSGGQRQRVYVAQGLAQGHEVLMLDEPMTGLDINSARTIDRIIHAETTHGHSVVLTTHDLDEARAADHVILVNGRVVASGRPEVVMTRSNLEAVYGLGSLHGSADGDAPVLVDPDCTAEEVQEREQSGQIP, via the coding sequence ATGAGCGGCGTCCTTGTCGAGGCACGTGACCTCGTCCTCTCCCACGGCCACCAGGTCGCCCTGCAATCCTCCTCGTTCCGAGTCCCACTGGGCGGGGTCACCGCTGTCATCGGACCCAACGGGTCCGGAAAATCGACGCTCCTGCAGGCGATCGCGGGGGTGCTGGAGCCGGCGTCGGGCACCTTGACGGTGCTGGGCGGCTCGGTCCGGGACAGTAGGCAGCGCATCTCCTATGTCATGCAGTCCGTGGTCTTCCCGGTGGGCACGCCGATGACCGTGCGGGATGTGGTCCGGATGGGCCGCTATCCGGCCGCGGGGTGGCTGCGGCCGTTCACGAAGGCCGATCGTGCGGCCGTGCAGGACGCCATGGAACAGATGAAGGTCGAGGACCTGGCGGGCCGCCACCTGGATGAGCTCTCCGGCGGCCAGCGGCAGCGGGTCTACGTGGCCCAGGGGCTGGCCCAAGGGCACGAGGTGCTCATGCTGGACGAGCCGATGACCGGACTCGACATCAACTCGGCCCGCACCATCGACCGCATCATCCACGCCGAGACCACACACGGACACTCCGTGGTCCTCACCACCCATGACCTGGACGAGGCACGCGCCGCAGACCACGTCATCCTGGTGAACGGCAGGGTGGTGGCCTCCGGCCGCCCCGAGGTCGTCATGACGCGCTCGAACCTCGAAGCCGTCTACGGCCTGGGCTCCTTGCACGGCTCCGCGGACGGCGACGCCCCGGTCCTCGTGGACCCAGACTGCACGGCGGAAGAGGTTCAGGAGCGGGAGCAGTCGGGGCAGATCCCGTAG
- a CDS encoding Fur family transcriptional regulator — protein sequence MNAGPVKSRSTRQKTAVNRALDELTDFVSAQELFAVLKERGEQVSLATVYRVLQQQQQDGLVDVLNPDDGESLFRRCEAQTHHHHLVCRRCGRAVEIEAPAVEQWAARTAADHEFTEVEHTVEIYGICPDCSRS from the coding sequence ATGAATGCCGGACCAGTGAAAAGCCGCTCCACCCGGCAGAAGACCGCCGTGAACCGGGCCCTGGACGAGCTCACCGACTTCGTCAGCGCCCAGGAACTCTTCGCCGTCCTCAAGGAGCGCGGCGAGCAGGTCTCCCTGGCCACCGTGTACCGCGTCCTCCAGCAACAGCAGCAGGACGGGCTGGTGGACGTGCTGAATCCGGATGACGGCGAGTCGCTGTTCCGCCGCTGCGAGGCCCAGACCCACCACCACCACCTGGTCTGCCGCCGTTGCGGCCGCGCGGTGGAGATCGAGGCCCCCGCCGTGGAGCAGTGGGCGGCCCGGACCGCGGCCGATCACGAGTTCACCGAGGTGGAGCACACGGTGGAGATCTACGGGATCTGCCCCGACTGCTCCCGCTCCTGA
- a CDS encoding MBL fold metallo-hydrolase: MPTQIVLTKYGHACIRLERDGRRLVVDPGNFTDVPVALDGAEHILVTHEHADHLDDGPVLEYLAAHPDVTVRAPAAAVARLAAAAPSAGVDPDRIIPTGPGEEFETAGFAVQTVGGQHAVIHPQIPVVANTGYLIDGLVYHPGDSYIVPPGPSPDTLLVPLSAPWSKLSEMVDFITAVRPRQAIPVHDGLLNDRGLPMYRKQATTFADRYGTELTVLEEGESTWI; encoded by the coding sequence GTGCCTACCCAGATAGTCCTCACCAAGTACGGCCATGCGTGCATCCGGCTCGAGAGGGACGGGCGTCGCCTCGTCGTCGATCCGGGGAATTTCACCGATGTCCCCGTGGCCCTCGACGGCGCCGAACACATCCTCGTCACGCACGAGCACGCCGACCACCTCGACGACGGGCCGGTCCTGGAGTACCTGGCGGCACACCCGGACGTGACGGTGCGGGCACCCGCCGCTGCGGTGGCCCGGCTGGCCGCAGCGGCGCCGTCCGCCGGTGTGGATCCGGACCGGATCATCCCCACGGGGCCCGGGGAGGAATTCGAGACGGCCGGGTTCGCGGTACAGACCGTCGGCGGCCAGCACGCCGTGATCCACCCGCAGATCCCCGTGGTGGCCAACACGGGCTATCTGATCGACGGCCTCGTCTACCACCCGGGGGACAGCTACATCGTCCCACCGGGCCCGTCCCCGGACACCCTGTTGGTCCCCCTGAGTGCCCCCTGGAGCAAGCTGTCCGAGATGGTGGACTTCATCACCGCCGTCCGTCCCCGCCAAGCCATCCCGGTGCACGATGGGTTGCTCAACGACCGCGGGCTGCCGATGTACCGCAAGCAGGCCACCACCTTCGCCGACCGTTATGGCACCGAACTGACCGTCCTGGAGGAGGGGGAGAGCACGTGGATCTAG
- a CDS encoding sulfurtransferase, which yields MDLASQPPVLVDVRVLASWQGRDSLVPADQTADQAADQAADQTAEPPAGFVGREPAPTEDTLKILDVRWTPMGSGNGHEEYLRGHIPGAVYVSMGSQLAGHYGPREGRHPLPDPARFGDTVRMLGLNDGDTVVVYDDAHGTSAARAWWLLRHAGVEKTYLLDGGLAAWRAANLPLQAGDVIPRPGRVRTTWGQMPVLTMDDAAVLPGDGVLLDARAGERYRGEAEPLDPRAGHIPGAVSAPTADNVDETGHFRPACELAERFRALGVDDAGVVGAYCGSGVSAAHQIAALHVAGVPAALYPGSWSAWSNTPGRPVATGERP from the coding sequence GTGGATCTAGCATCCCAGCCCCCCGTCCTCGTCGACGTGCGGGTCCTGGCCTCCTGGCAGGGCCGCGACAGCCTGGTGCCGGCCGATCAGACGGCCGATCAGGCGGCCGATCAGGCGGCCGATCAGACGGCCGAGCCGCCGGCCGGCTTCGTGGGGCGCGAGCCCGCGCCGACGGAGGACACCCTCAAGATCCTGGACGTGCGGTGGACGCCGATGGGCTCCGGCAACGGCCATGAGGAATACCTCCGCGGCCACATCCCCGGGGCGGTCTACGTGAGCATGGGTAGCCAGCTGGCCGGCCACTACGGACCGCGGGAGGGCCGCCATCCGCTGCCCGACCCGGCCCGCTTCGGGGACACCGTGCGGATGCTCGGCCTCAACGACGGCGACACCGTGGTGGTCTATGACGATGCCCACGGCACCTCTGCGGCCCGCGCCTGGTGGCTGTTGCGGCACGCCGGGGTGGAGAAGACCTACCTCCTCGACGGCGGGCTGGCGGCCTGGCGGGCGGCGAACCTGCCGCTGCAGGCCGGGGACGTCATCCCCCGTCCCGGGCGGGTCCGGACCACGTGGGGACAGATGCCGGTACTGACCATGGATGATGCCGCCGTGCTACCCGGGGACGGAGTGCTGCTCGACGCCCGTGCGGGGGAGCGCTACCGCGGAGAGGCCGAGCCGTTGGACCCCCGCGCCGGCCACATCCCCGGGGCGGTCAGCGCCCCGACCGCGGACAACGTGGATGAGACCGGGCACTTCCGGCCGGCCTGCGAGCTCGCCGAACGGTTCCGGGCGCTGGGCGTGGACGACGCCGGCGTCGTGGGCGCCTACTGCGGGTCCGGCGTGAGCGCGGCCCACCAGATCGCGGCACTGCATGTCGCCGGGGTCCCGGCCGCCCTGTACCCGGGGTCCTGGTCGGCCTGGTCCAATACCCCGGGGCGGCCCGTGGCCACCGGGGAACGGCCGTGA
- a CDS encoding HIT family protein, whose translation MSTVFTRIINGELPGRFVWKDETCVAFLSIGPLTQGHTLVVPRAEVDLWTEAEPELVSHLMTVAQAIGQVQVQAFNAHRAGLMVAGYEIPHLHVHVWPSNSLDDFDLDQVDNNPEPEDLDEAADRIRAGLRVAGHTEYVPED comes from the coding sequence ATGAGCACCGTCTTCACCCGCATCATCAACGGAGAACTGCCTGGCCGGTTCGTCTGGAAGGACGAGACGTGCGTGGCGTTCCTCTCGATCGGACCCCTGACCCAAGGCCACACCCTCGTGGTGCCTCGTGCCGAGGTCGACCTCTGGACCGAGGCCGAACCCGAGCTGGTCTCCCACCTGATGACCGTCGCGCAGGCCATCGGTCAGGTCCAGGTCCAGGCGTTCAACGCACACCGGGCGGGACTCATGGTGGCCGGCTACGAGATCCCCCACCTGCACGTGCACGTCTGGCCGTCGAACTCCCTCGATGACTTCGACCTGGACCAGGTGGACAACAACCCCGAGCCGGAGGACCTCGACGAGGCCGCCGACCGGATCCGGGCCGGGCTGCGGGTGGCCGGCCACACGGAGTACGTGCCGGAGGACTGA
- the hrpA gene encoding ATP-dependent RNA helicase HrpA, which translates to MSDATTHPSVHASTIRLEYPPNLPVSAERDRIMGAIRDHQVVIVAGETGSGKTTQLPKMLLELADEGVLDAERMIGHTQPRRLAARSVAERIAHELGTEIGSDVGYQVRFTAQTSARTRVKVMTDGILLAEIQHDQLLSGYSAIIIDEAHERSLNIDFLLGYLRRLLPRRPDLRVIITSATIDPESFAAHFALPDATGQDEPAPIIEVSGRTFPVEIRYRPLDAPRRDGAQGGTEGPGDEDHDSSGPSGSSGFDADTDEESRDPVDAVCDAVDELSREPDGDILVFFSGEREIRDAAEALAPRVAANRRLGNAEILPLYGRLSMAEQHRVFSTGPRRRIVLATNVAETSLTVPGIKYVIDTGTARISRYSHRTKVQRLPIERISQASANQRSGRSGRTSDGIAIRLYSQEDFESRPEFTDPEILRTNLAAVILQMCSMGVATTPADVGDFPFLQPPDSRQVTDGAALLTELGALNSGQPDERGRSYPKGTITPVGRKLARLPVDPRLGRMIVEAGERGCVREVMVLAAALTIQDPRERPTEQRAQADEQHSRFKDENSDFSALLNLWAYLREQQKELSGNQFRKMCRTEYINYLRVREWQDLVQQLRQLAKPLGISVSAGPVDPVGQHEPVHRSLLTGLLSHIGAWDERKRDYQGARNTRFAVFPGSALFKKRHAFVMAAELVETSRLWARMVAKIDPVWAVEAAGALAKRTYNEPHWSRRSGSVVAREKVTLFGITLIPDREVQFWRIDPAGSRELFIRHALVEGDWKTRHHFFARNRTALAEIEDLETRLRRRDLRVSDQDLFDFYDARIPATIVSERHFDSWWKKTRQTSPDLLDLDQQSLLAVDTVELDTDRFPTVFHHPTDGGGIDLELSYDFNPAAGAGESDGITVLIPILMLNQMDPERFRWLVPGLRVDLVTALIRSLPKAVRKNFVPAPDVARAAVEQLDRDADPAADDLLPALELALRRMKGVVIPPGSWDQTAIPPHLVPDYRVVDARGAIMGTGQDLAALQDRLAGANRTAIAESLARAGGGGGGASSGAGDGAGGDVDSAPSPQSVRRAASGNSAGRSNDGPDSIAFAERHGLTDWVVGDIPRKVDTEISAGSVGSGRQRITGYPGLTAETARDGSPAAGLTVFRTEAEQQAAHRAGVVNLLLALVPSPQRYVLDHLDNREKLTFTQNPHGSVEQLINDCTRATVDRLVPESLPFTEAEFRRLFTTVRAELIDTVFAVTAIVEQVLSRATQVRKELKGSVSLAMAPALNDIKAHLEQLVFPGFVAATGWAHLQHLPRYLQGMLRRIDKLKAGGQVQRDARDMAVVQSLEDAFDAEARKLPAGQSAPPALDAVRWLIEELRISYFAQDLGTAVSVSEKRVRQALKQAAA; encoded by the coding sequence ATGTCCGACGCCACGACGCACCCCTCCGTGCACGCCTCCACCATCCGCCTGGAGTACCCACCGAACCTGCCGGTCTCCGCCGAACGGGACCGGATCATGGGTGCCATCCGCGACCACCAGGTCGTCATCGTGGCCGGCGAGACCGGGTCGGGGAAGACCACCCAGCTGCCCAAGATGCTCCTCGAACTGGCCGACGAGGGCGTGCTGGATGCCGAGCGGATGATCGGTCACACCCAGCCCCGGCGCCTGGCCGCCCGCTCCGTGGCCGAACGCATCGCCCACGAGCTCGGCACGGAGATCGGCTCCGACGTCGGCTACCAGGTCCGCTTCACGGCCCAGACGTCCGCACGGACCCGGGTCAAGGTCATGACGGACGGCATCCTGCTCGCCGAGATCCAGCATGATCAGTTGTTGTCCGGATACTCCGCGATCATCATCGATGAGGCCCACGAACGCAGCCTCAACATCGACTTCCTGCTCGGATACCTCAGACGCCTGCTGCCCCGGCGCCCCGACCTGCGCGTCATCATCACCTCCGCGACCATCGATCCGGAGTCCTTCGCCGCCCACTTCGCGCTGCCCGATGCCACTGGCCAGGACGAGCCGGCCCCGATCATCGAGGTCTCCGGCCGCACCTTTCCCGTGGAGATCCGCTACCGCCCCCTGGACGCCCCGCGCCGTGACGGTGCTCAGGGTGGCACGGAGGGCCCCGGCGACGAGGACCACGATTCCTCTGGCCCCTCCGGCTCCTCGGGATTCGACGCTGACACCGACGAGGAGTCCCGCGATCCCGTGGACGCGGTGTGCGACGCCGTGGACGAGCTGTCCCGCGAGCCGGACGGGGACATCCTCGTGTTCTTCTCCGGCGAGCGCGAGATCCGTGACGCCGCGGAGGCCCTGGCGCCCCGGGTCGCCGCCAACCGCCGCCTCGGAAACGCGGAGATCCTGCCGCTCTACGGGCGGCTGTCCATGGCGGAACAGCACCGCGTGTTCTCCACCGGCCCCCGGCGGCGCATCGTCCTGGCGACCAACGTGGCGGAGACCTCGCTGACCGTTCCCGGGATCAAGTACGTCATCGACACCGGCACGGCCCGCATCTCCCGGTACTCCCACCGCACCAAGGTCCAGCGGCTGCCGATCGAGCGCATCAGCCAGGCCAGCGCCAACCAGCGGTCCGGGCGTTCGGGCCGCACCTCGGACGGCATCGCGATCCGCCTCTACTCGCAGGAGGACTTCGAGTCCCGCCCCGAGTTCACCGACCCGGAGATCCTGCGCACCAATCTCGCGGCCGTCATCCTGCAGATGTGCTCCATGGGTGTGGCGACCACCCCGGCCGACGTCGGCGACTTCCCTTTCCTGCAGCCGCCGGACTCCCGGCAGGTCACCGACGGTGCGGCCCTGCTGACCGAGCTGGGGGCCCTGAACAGCGGCCAGCCGGATGAGCGCGGCAGGTCCTATCCCAAGGGCACCATCACGCCGGTCGGCCGAAAACTGGCCCGGCTCCCCGTGGACCCGCGCCTGGGCCGGATGATCGTGGAGGCCGGCGAGCGCGGTTGCGTGCGCGAGGTCATGGTCCTCGCCGCTGCCCTGACCATCCAGGACCCCCGCGAGCGCCCCACCGAACAGCGCGCCCAGGCCGATGAGCAGCACTCCCGCTTCAAGGACGAGAACTCGGACTTCTCGGCGCTGTTGAACCTGTGGGCCTACCTGCGTGAGCAGCAGAAGGAGCTCTCCGGGAACCAGTTCCGCAAGATGTGCCGCACCGAGTACATCAACTACCTGCGCGTCCGCGAGTGGCAGGACCTAGTCCAGCAGCTGCGCCAGCTGGCCAAGCCGCTGGGCATCTCCGTCTCCGCCGGGCCCGTGGACCCGGTGGGTCAGCACGAGCCCGTGCACCGGTCCTTGCTGACCGGACTGCTGTCCCACATCGGAGCGTGGGACGAGCGCAAGCGCGACTACCAGGGTGCCCGCAACACGAGGTTCGCGGTGTTCCCGGGCTCGGCGCTGTTCAAGAAGAGGCATGCCTTCGTCATGGCGGCCGAGCTCGTGGAGACCTCCCGGCTCTGGGCCCGGATGGTGGCGAAGATCGATCCTGTCTGGGCCGTGGAGGCCGCCGGCGCCCTGGCGAAGAGGACCTACAACGAGCCCCACTGGTCCCGGCGCTCCGGCTCGGTGGTCGCGCGGGAGAAGGTCACCCTGTTCGGTATCACCCTGATCCCCGACCGTGAGGTCCAGTTTTGGCGGATCGACCCGGCTGGCTCCCGTGAGCTATTCATCCGCCACGCCCTGGTGGAAGGCGACTGGAAGACCCGGCACCACTTCTTCGCACGCAACCGGACAGCCCTGGCCGAGATCGAGGACCTCGAGACGCGCCTGCGCCGCCGCGACCTCCGTGTCTCGGACCAGGACCTCTTCGACTTCTACGACGCGCGCATCCCCGCCACCATCGTCTCCGAGCGCCACTTCGACTCCTGGTGGAAGAAGACGCGGCAGACGTCCCCGGACCTGCTGGACCTCGATCAGCAGTCGCTCCTGGCCGTGGACACCGTGGAGCTGGACACGGACCGGTTCCCCACGGTGTTCCACCACCCCACGGACGGGGGCGGCATCGACCTCGAGCTGTCCTACGACTTCAACCCGGCGGCGGGGGCAGGCGAGTCAGATGGCATCACCGTCCTCATCCCGATCCTGATGCTCAACCAGATGGACCCGGAGCGGTTCCGCTGGCTCGTCCCCGGGCTGCGTGTCGACCTGGTGACGGCCCTGATCCGCTCCCTGCCCAAGGCCGTGCGCAAGAATTTCGTGCCGGCGCCGGACGTGGCGAGGGCCGCCGTCGAGCAATTGGACCGGGACGCGGACCCCGCTGCGGACGACCTGCTACCCGCGCTGGAACTGGCCCTGCGCCGGATGAAGGGCGTGGTTATCCCCCCGGGTTCCTGGGACCAGACCGCCATCCCGCCGCACCTGGTGCCCGACTACCGCGTGGTGGACGCCCGGGGTGCCATTATGGGCACCGGCCAGGACCTCGCCGCGCTCCAGGACCGATTGGCGGGTGCGAATCGCACGGCCATCGCGGAGTCGCTCGCCCGCGCCGGTGGCGGTGGCGGTGGAGCGAGCAGTGGTGCAGGCGATGGCGCGGGCGGTGACGTCGACTCTGCACCGTCCCCGCAGAGCGTCCGGCGCGCTGCCTCCGGCAATTCGGCCGGCCGTTCCAACGACGGCCCAGACAGTATTGCCTTCGCCGAGCGGCACGGCCTGACCGACTGGGTGGTCGGGGACATTCCCCGGAAGGTGGACACCGAGATCTCGGCAGGCTCAGTCGGCTCGGGCAGACAGAGGATCACCGGCTACCCGGGCCTCACCGCCGAGACCGCCCGGGACGGATCACCCGCCGCAGGCCTGACGGTGTTCCGCACCGAGGCGGAACAGCAGGCCGCGCACCGGGCCGGCGTCGTGAACCTGTTGTTGGCCCTGGTGCCCAGCCCGCAGCGCTACGTCCTGGACCACCTGGACAACCGGGAGAAGCTGACGTTCACGCAGAATCCCCACGGTTCGGTGGAGCAGCTGATCAACGACTGCACCCGCGCCACCGTAGACCGTCTGGTACCGGAGTCCCTGCCGTTCACCGAGGCCGAGTTCCGCCGGCTATTCACCACCGTGCGGGCCGAGCTGATCGACACCGTCTTCGCGGTGACGGCCATCGTGGAACAGGTGCTGTCCCGGGCCACCCAGGTACGCAAGGAGCTCAAGGGGTCGGTGTCCCTGGCCATGGCTCCCGCCCTGAACGACATCAAGGCCCACCTGGAGCAGCTGGTGTTCCCGGGGTTCGTCGCCGCCACCGGGTGGGCCCACCTGCAGCACCTGCCCCGGTACCTGCAGGGCATGCTTCGTCGAATCGACAAGCTCAAGGCCGGCGGCCAGGTGCAGCGCGATGCCCGGGACATGGCCGTGGTGCAGAGTCTCGAGGACGCCTTCGACGCCGAGGCGCGGAAGCTGCCCGCCGGCCAGTCCGCCCCGCCCGCCCTGGACGCCGTCCGGTGGCTCATCGAGGAGCTGCGCATCAGCTACTTCGCGCAGGACCTGGGGACCGCCGTCTCCGTCTCGGAGAAACGGGTGCGCCAGGCCCTGAAGCAGGCTGCCGCCTAG
- a CDS encoding ABC transporter substrate-binding protein → MMLGSQKNRTGLRAGALLAVSALALTACGNDGGDGGSATEDGAESYSIGVSQFLSHASLDAARSGFETRIEESGLDITLDVQNAQGDQATANTIAGSFASADHDLVLAIATPSAQTAAQAITDVPVLFTAVTDPVSASLVESNEAPGGNVTGTSDANPVLEQLTLLTELDPEATTVGIVYSSGEVNSEVQVEWAKEAAEELGLEIVEATVSNSSEVQQAANSLADVDALYVPTDNAVVSALETLIGVAQDRQIPLIPAEGDSVERGGLATYGLSYDQLGAQTADMALRILTEGADPATMPVETLTEPELYVNPAAAEAMGVEIPQSMIDEADHVVGQE, encoded by the coding sequence ATGATGCTCGGTAGCCAGAAGAACCGCACCGGACTCCGTGCAGGAGCGCTGCTCGCCGTCTCCGCACTCGCTCTGACCGCCTGCGGCAACGACGGAGGCGACGGCGGCTCCGCGACCGAGGACGGCGCCGAGTCGTACTCGATCGGTGTGTCCCAGTTCCTCTCCCACGCCTCCCTGGACGCGGCCCGCTCCGGGTTCGAAACACGGATCGAGGAGTCCGGTCTGGACATCACCCTGGATGTCCAGAACGCCCAGGGTGACCAGGCGACCGCCAACACCATCGCCGGTTCCTTCGCCTCCGCCGACCACGACCTCGTGCTCGCGATCGCCACCCCGTCCGCACAGACCGCCGCTCAGGCCATCACCGACGTCCCGGTGCTCTTCACCGCCGTGACCGATCCGGTCTCGGCCAGCCTGGTGGAGTCGAACGAGGCCCCCGGCGGCAATGTCACGGGCACGTCCGATGCCAACCCCGTGTTGGAGCAGCTGACCCTGCTGACTGAGCTGGATCCGGAGGCCACGACGGTGGGCATCGTCTACTCCTCCGGTGAGGTCAACTCCGAGGTCCAGGTCGAATGGGCCAAGGAGGCCGCGGAGGAACTGGGCCTGGAGATCGTCGAGGCCACCGTCTCCAACTCCTCCGAGGTGCAGCAGGCCGCGAACTCGCTCGCCGACGTCGACGCCCTCTACGTGCCCACCGACAATGCGGTGGTGTCCGCCCTGGAGACGCTGATCGGTGTGGCCCAGGACCGCCAGATCCCGCTGATCCCCGCCGAGGGTGACTCGGTGGAACGCGGCGGGTTAGCCACGTACGGCCTGAGCTATGACCAGCTCGGCGCGCAGACGGCGGACATGGCCCTCCGCATCCTGACCGAGGGTGCAGACCCGGCCACCATGCCGGTGGAGACCCTCACCGAACCGGAACTGTACGTGAACCCGGCCGCCGCCGAGGCCATGGGCGTGGAGATCCCGCAGTCAATGATCGACGAGGCCGACCACGTGGTGGGCCAGGAGTAG
- a CDS encoding ABC transporter permease has translation MNTAIELGLIYAIMALGVYVTFRILDFPDLTVDGSFTTGAAVAAISIVNGVNPYLTFLLAFVAGFLAGVITGLLHTKGRINGLLAGILTQIALYSINLRIMAKANVPLLGEETAISPLKEAGLIGGWGSIGIFAAVAILLALVLAWFLHTDLGLAMQATGDNEKMIRSYGVNTDNQKILGLALSNALVGLSGAVVAQFQGFADIGMGIGLIIAGLASVILGQAIFGTRSILVAVLAVIAGSVLYRVAIQLALTVGLDPNDMKLVSAVLVVIALVVPQMPFFRRRKALVNRADPGGAAAAGAEAPTSPAGATAGASAGAPDTPTAGGTR, from the coding sequence ATGAACACCGCCATTGAACTGGGCCTGATCTACGCGATCATGGCCCTCGGGGTCTACGTGACCTTCCGCATCCTCGACTTCCCAGACCTGACGGTGGACGGCTCGTTCACCACGGGCGCGGCCGTCGCCGCCATCTCGATCGTCAACGGGGTGAACCCGTATCTGACCTTCCTGCTGGCCTTCGTGGCGGGATTCCTGGCGGGCGTGATCACGGGCCTGCTGCACACCAAGGGGCGCATCAACGGCCTGCTGGCCGGGATCCTCACGCAGATCGCGCTGTACTCGATCAACCTACGGATCATGGCCAAGGCCAATGTCCCCCTACTGGGCGAGGAGACGGCCATCAGCCCGCTCAAGGAGGCCGGGCTGATCGGCGGCTGGGGTTCCATCGGCATCTTCGCGGCCGTGGCCATCCTGCTGGCGCTCGTCCTGGCCTGGTTCCTGCACACGGACCTCGGCCTGGCGATGCAGGCCACCGGTGACAACGAGAAGATGATCCGCTCCTACGGGGTCAACACGGACAACCAGAAGATCCTGGGCCTGGCGCTGTCCAACGCCCTCGTCGGACTCAGTGGGGCCGTGGTCGCCCAGTTCCAGGGCTTCGCGGACATCGGCATGGGCATCGGCCTCATCATCGCCGGCCTGGCGTCCGTGATCCTCGGCCAGGCCATCTTCGGCACGCGCTCGATCCTCGTGGCCGTCCTGGCCGTCATCGCCGGTTCCGTCCTCTACCGGGTGGCCATCCAACTGGCCCTCACCGTGGGTCTGGACCCCAACGACATGAAGCTCGTCTCGGCCGTGCTGGTGGTGATCGCCCTGGTGGTGCCGCAGATGCCGTTCTTCCGGCGCCGCAAGGCGCTGGTGAACCGGGCGGACCCGGGCGGTGCCGCCGCCGCGGGAGCCGAGGCGCCGACGTCGCCGGCCGGTGCGACCGCCGGTGCATCCGCGGGCGCACCGGACACCCCCACCGCAGGAGGTACCCGCTGA